A genomic segment from Fusarium fujikuroi IMI 58289 draft genome, chromosome FFUJ_chr04 encodes:
- a CDS encoding probable malate dehydrogenase: protein MTKIALLGAAGQIGTPLSLLCKAVNTIVSGYLPSNDGLAKALSGADIVVVTAGIARKPGMTRDDLFNTNASIIRDIFAQVAKTCPEAISCIVTNPVNSTVPVAAETLRAAGVFDPTRLFGVTTLDVVRASTFAAHALGGDADPTSIKVPVIGGHSGATILPLYSQAQPPIDLGAELPNVINRRF from the exons ATGACAAAGATCGCTCTTCTCGGTGCTGCCGGTCAGATTGGGACGCCGCTCAGTCTCCTCTGCAAAGCTGTAAACA CGATTGTGTCTGGCTATTTACCTTCCAATGATGGTTTGGCCAAAGCACTCAGCGGAGCCGACATTGTCGTTGTCACTGCTGGGATTGCTAGGAAGCCAGGAATGACTCGAGATG ACCTCTTCAAT ACCAACGCCTCAATCATCAGAGACATCTTTGCCCAGGTTGCAAAGACCTGCCCCGAAGCAATCTCATGTATTGTAACCAACCCTGTAAACTCAACAGTTCCCGTTGCAGCCGAGACTTTGCGCGCAGCCGGTGTCTTTGATCCTACGCGTCTTTTCGGCGTGACTACTCTAGATGTCGTGCGCGCGTCGACCTTTGCTGCACACGCCCTTGGCGGCGATGCCGACCCTACCAGTATCAAAGTCCCTGTTATCGGTGGCCACAGTGGTGCTACCATTCTTCCTCTCTACAGCCAGGCCCAACCGCCCATTGACCTCGGCGCCGAACTCCCCAATGTTATAAACCGTAGGTTTTGA
- a CDS encoding putative HOL1-like protein, with protein MDSELSFPPGTSRLLSRSEIILVPTPSHDPNDPLNWSKRRKAWNFTLVLAVTVAFFSAIVMQMVLWQQMIVDMHVTYDQLNYGVAFNSAGLALGSFLFIPLARKYGSRPCYILSTGLMAAVSWCSGRMETVGEMYVTNFLSGLAASINETISEITIADLFFVHQRGTANGFYIMAVMVGQFVCPCIVGVQAAAQDWRWTYYTTGIVLTVLFLLFIFFFEETKFIPVTIGETRNTSSQGISTIKNPKDESTQGDIQDSDLNSETHPPRLTYKERMRFLTRTDEPLWRNYLVPLKMFLFPHVLFSALQVASCVAFLILLTSSISMIFSAPPYNFNTAGVGLMSLGPFVGNFLGSVYGGVLGDWVVVKLAKRNKGIFEPEMRLYILLLPALLMGGGLVFFGISADKGWHWIYPSLGGAMFGFGMASMIDISCTIIIDIYQTLTAEAFISVTFIRNIPSIGVPFGVVGWIASIGISKLFIISGCVATAVCLLFIPCAIWGRRVRKSTWQMYESVRELKGAARH; from the exons ATGGATAGCGAATTGAGCTTTCCCCCTGGGACTTCGCGTCTCCTGA GTCGCTCTGAGATTATCCTCGTCCCAACACCCTCACATGATCCCAATGATCCATTG AACTGGAGCAAACGCCGAAAAGCATGGAACTTCACCCTCGTCCTCGCCGTAACAGTAGCGTTCTTCTCCGC CATCGTTATGCAAATGGTACTATGGCAACAAATGATCGTCGACATGCACGTAACCTACGACCAACTCAACTACGGCGTCGCCTTCAACTCAGCTGGCCTCGCTCTCGGAAGTTTCCTCTTTATCCCACTCGCGCGGAAATACGGTTCTAGACCTTGCTATATACTATCCACTGGGCTTATGGCTGCTGTGTCGTGGTGTAGTGGCAGGATGGAGACGGTGGGGGAGATGTATGTTACGAATTTCCTGTCGGGGCTGGCGGCGAGTATTAATGAGACGATTTCAGAGATCACG ATTGCGGACTTGTTCTTTGTCCACCAACGAGGTACTGCGAATGGGTTTTACATCATGGCTGTCATGGTCGGCCAATTCGTCTGTCCCTGCATAGTGGGTGTTCAAGCAGCTGCCCAAGACTGGCGATGGACATACTACACCACGGGCATCGTCCTAACCGTCCTGTTCCTCCTGTTCATCTTTTTCTTCGAAGAAACAAAGTTCATCCCCGTCACTATTGGAGAAACACGCAACACCTCAAGTCAAGGCATATCCACAATCAAGAACCCAAAGGATGAATCAACGCAAGGAGACATCCAAGACTCAGACCTCAACTCAGAAACCCACCCACCCCGCCTTACATACAAAGAACGAATGCGCTTCTTAACACGCACAGACGAACCCCTCTGGCGGAACTATCTCGTCCCCCTCAAAATGTTTCTCTTTCCACACGTTCTCTTCTCGGCGCTTCAAGTAGCTAGCTGCGTCGCttttctcatccttctcacatcatccatctccatgaTTTTCTCCGCACCGCCGTACAACTTTAACACAGCGGGCGTAGGGCTCATGTCGCTTGGTCCGTTTGTGGGAAACTTTCTGGGGAGTGTTTATGGTGGTGTGTTGGGTGATTGGGTAGTTGTCAAGTTGGCGAAAAGGAATAAGGGGATTTTTGAGCCGGAGATGAGATTGTATATTCTTTTGTTGCCGGCGCTTCTTATGGGTGGCGGACTTGTGTTTTTTGGAATATCAGCTGATAAG GGCTGGCACTGGATCTATCCAAGCCTTGGAGGTGCCATGTTTGGCTTTGGTATGGCATCCATGATTGACATATCAtgcaccatcatcatcgacattTACCAAACA CTTACAGCAGAGGCCTTCATATCCGTTACTTTTATCCGCAACATTCCTTCCATAGGAGTTCCATTCGGTGTTGTCGGCTGGATAGCATCCATCGGCATCTCaaagctcttcatcatcagcggATGCGTCGCTACTGCTGTCTGTCTACTGTTCATCCCCTGCGCTATCTGGGGTCGGCGTGTCCGCAAAAGCACATGGCAGATGTATGAGTCTGTACGGGAGTTGAAAGGAGCAGCTCGACACTAG
- a CDS encoding Putative hydroxyacid dehydrogenase, whose protein sequence is MKDGVIIVNTARGAVIDEDALAEALDSGKVASVGLDVYEHEPQINDRLLKNERALLVPHLGTHTVETLTKMEVCAMENARRAVLGEPLLTPVPEHAGLQPTIS, encoded by the coding sequence ATGAAAGATGGCgttatcatcgtcaacacaGCCCGAGGTGCTGTTATTGACGAGGATGCACTGGCTGAGGCGCTGGATTCAGGGAAAGTTGCGTCTGTTGGTCTGGATGTTTACGAGCATGAACCTCAAATCAATGACCGTCTTTTGAAGAACGAGAGGGCTCTTCTTGTGCCGCATTTGGGAACACATACAGTAGAGACTCTGACTAAGATGGAAGTTTGTGCTATGGAGAATGCGCGACGGGCTGTTTTGGGGGAGCCTCTTCTTACACCTGTTCCAGAGCACGCTGGGCTCCAACCTACAATCTCTTGA
- a CDS encoding related to exoenzymes regulatory protein aepA precursor, producing MSSTVLTNGRFVGDDDSYRECMIVEGAKIAYIGSEDDKTVHDAKSQGADILDLGNRVVLPGFIDSHVHLLFFGLSQQKLDLGGCKSLQEIRQRIIDFAAANPDLPRILCRGWLQSATDGVALASMIDDIDSRPIFIDSNDLHSAWCNTAALKELPIDDIKAKCPEHLTCDEDGNPTGLLAEWAVTAFIWPFLIQSLSMDDKLEALERAVQAYSAEGYTGVIDMAMDTVAWEALQTLRERKGINLHIAAHWFVPYEADEKVLDEKIQEAIDMHSKFHPSKSPEFCIVGVKLMCDGVVDGCTAALSYPYGDSTDMVQPLWPGEAMNRVLSQITKAGMQCAIHAIGDVAVSQAISAIASTNNPTARHRIEHLEMATPEDALRLGSLGITASVQPVHSDPAILEGYEKLVKPSAWKHCFPYKECLDGHANVAIGTDAPTARHLPFPNLYNATTRKSALEPERETVTNGDSALTLEQAVRGATYGAAYSRFAEGWTGRLERGLRADFMVLPGVVKVDGLLEMKVDETWFEGERVYKK from the coding sequence ATGTCTTCAACAGTTCTCACAAATGGCCGCTTCGTCGGCGACGATGACTCGTATCGAGAGTGCATGATCGTCGAGGGAGCTAAAATCGCCTACATCGGATCCGAAGACGACAAAACAGTCCACGACGCAAAATCTCAAGGCGCAGAtattcttgatcttggcaaccGCGTTGTTCTTCCTGGATTCATCGACAGCCATGTCCATCTTCTATTCTTCGGTCTGTCACAGCAAAAACTCGATCTTGGCGGATGTAAATCCCTACAAGAAATTCGACAGAGGATAATAGactttgctgctgccaaTCCAGACCTACCCAGGATTCTGTGCAGAGGATGGCTTCAATCTGCGACGGATGGAGTTGCTCTTGCGAGTatgattgatgatatcgactcaCGGCCTATTTTCATCGATTCAAATGACCTTCACTCCGCGTGGTGCAACACCGCTGCTTTAAAAGAACTCCCAATTGATGACATCAAGGCGAAGTGCCCAGAGCATCTCACATGCGATGAGGACGGCAACCCGACTGGACTCTTGGCAGAATGGGCTGTCACAGCGTTTATCTGGCCCTTTTTGATTCAATCGCTCTCAATGGACGATAAACTTGAAGCTCTGGAGCGAGCTGTTCAGGCTTATTCAGCGGAGGGCTATACTGGGGTTATCGATATGGCAATGGATACAGTAGCCTGGGAAGCGTTACAGACGTTACGAGAGAGGAAGGGCATCAATCTTCACATCGCAGCTCACTGGTTCGTTCCATACGAAGCAGACGAGAAGGTCCTTGATGAAAAGATCCAGGAAGCTATCGACATGCACAGCAAATTCCATCCTTCGAAATCACCAGAGTTCTGCATCGTCGGCGTCAAGCTCATGTGCGACGGTGTAGTCGACGGCTGCACAGCCGCATTATCATATCCCTACGGGGATTCAACTGATATGGTGCAACCTCTATGGCCCGGCGAAGCAATGAACCGCGTTCTGTCACAGATCACAAAAGCTGGAATGCAATGTGCCATCCACGCTATCGGCGACGTCGCAGTCTCCCAAGCCATCTCCGCCATCGCAAGCACCAATAATCCCACCGCGCGCCACCGCATCGAGCATCTAGAAATGGCCACCCCCGAAGACGCCCTCCGTCTCGGCAGTCTCGGCATCACCGCCTCTGTACAACCCGTGCACAGCGACCCCGCCATTCTAGAAGGCTACGAAAAGCTCGTCAAGCCGTCTGCATGGAAACACTGCTTCCCTTATAAAGAGTGTCTCGACGGACATGCGAACGTCGCTATCGGTACAGACGCACCTACTGCGCGACACCTGCCGTTCCCGAATTTGTATAATGCTACGACGAGAAAGTCGGCGCTGGAGCCGGAGAGGGAGACGGTTACGAATGGGGATAGTGCGTTGACGCTGGAGCAGGCTGTGAGGGGCGCGACGTATGGGGCTGCGTATTCGAGGTTTGCGGAGGGTTGGACGGGGAGGTTGGAGAGAGGGTTGAGGGCGGATTTTATGGTGTTGCCGGGGGTTGTGAAGGTGGATGGAttgttggagatgaaggTGGATGAAACGTGGTTTGAGGGTGAAAGGGTATATAAGAAGTAG